In Pseudomonas sp. LRP2-20, the genomic window CGTTACGCACGCGGCTCAACGGCTCGGTGATCGGCCGCCCGACGATCTCGGCCAATGCCTCACGGCTGACCAGCACCTGATTGCGCGCATCCACTTCCTGCGCAGCCAGGGCATCGACCCGCGCCTGCATGTCTAGCTTGTCGGTGATCTTGGCCATCTGCCGGTCGAACATCATGCTGACGCGGTCTAGGTTCTTCTGGGTGGCGCGACGCTCGGCCTGCACCAGTGCCAACTCATCATCGGCAGCCAAGGCCACGAAGTAGCGCTTGGCCAGATCCACCGTCGCCTCGGCCAAGGTGTCTTCGGCCTGCTCGCCCTTCTGCGCCTTGACGCTTTTGGACTTCTGGTAGCGCTCCCAGGCCGGCTTGTTGTAGAGGTATTGGGTCAGGCTCAGCGCGTAGGATTCGTTGTTGTAAATGTCGCGGGTGAGTTCGTTCTTGCGCAATACGCGGCTGGAGTTGGCATTGGCCGACACCTGCGGCAGCAATTGGCCCAAGGCCTCACGCTGTTTCTCGGAAGCCGAACGCGCCTGGGCGTAGGCTGCCAGCACACGCGGATCCTCGAGGCGCGCCTCGCGGTACAGACCTGCAAGGTCCAAGGCGTATGTGGATGCCGAAACCCCTTTGGAAGGCGCAGTGACCACGCCCTTGGATTCATCCGCCATCACTTGCCAGGCGGTCATGCAGATCAGTACACCGGGTAGCAAACGCAGCACAATCATTCCTCGATCAGCGATTCGGCAAACATGTTTCGCGCCGGCTTCAGCAGATACTGCAGCATGGTGCGTTCGCCTGCGTTGATCAGGACCTCGGCTGGCATGCCAGGTTGCAGCTTGCGGTTGCCGAGTTTCTTCATGCCGTCTTCGGTGACTTTGACTCGCACCAGGTAGTACTGGTCGCCAGTACGCTCCTCGGTCAGGCTGTCAGCGGAGATACGCACCAGTGTGCCTTCGATCACCGGCGTGGTCGCCTGGTTGAAGGCACTGAAGCGAATGTCCGCGGTCTTGCCCAGCTCCAGTCGATCGATATCCTTGGTCGCCACCTTGGCTTCGATCACCAGTTCCGAGGACGCCGGGACGATGTCCAGCAACGGCGTAGCCGCGCTGACCACACCGCCAATGGTGTGCACCTTCATGTCCAGCACCATGCCGCTTTCCGGGGCTCGAATGACCACGCGAGACAGGCGATCGCGCAGCGCAGCCTCCTTTTCCTGCAGGTCGAACACCTGGGCCTGCACGTCGGACAGTTCCTTGGCCACGTCGGCGTCGAACTTCTTCTTTAACTGTACGATCTGCAGCTCGGTTTCACCGATTTGCAGCTTGGTCTTGGTAATGGTCGACTCGTGGTCGGCGACCTCGGTCTTGAGCAGGTCCAGCTTGCGCTCCTGCTCGAGCAGGCGCTGGTTGTCGACGAAGCCTTCGGCGAGCAGTTCCCTCAATTGCTTGATCTCGCCGCTGTAGGACTTCTCCAGCCCGGTCTTGGTGCGGATCATGTCGTTGAGGCCGACGATCTGCTGCTTCATCTGCTCGATGCGTTCGCGGTTGACCGAAATCTCGCCTTGCAGCGAGTCACGGCGCGCCTTGAACACCTGCTGTTCGCCGGCCAGCGCCTCGGTGGCACGGTCCGAATCGGTACCTTCCATGGCCACGACCGGAATCGCTGGCAGGCCATCGCGCTCGGCGCGCAAACGCGCCTCCTTGTAGCGGGCCACGATCAGCTGGTTACGGGTGGACTCGTACTCCGCGCTCAACTGGCTCTCGTCCAGCACGATCAGCGGGTCGCCCTTCTTCACGCGGTCGCCATCGCGGGCGTGAAGCTCTTTGACAATGCCGCCTTCCAGGTGCTGCACGGTCTTACGGTAGTTCTGCACGGTAACCACGCCGGAGCCATGCACGGCATTGCTCAATGGCGCAAACGCCGCCCAGGTGCCAAAGATACCGAAGGTGACGAACACAATGGTCAGGCCGATCCGGCGGATACCGCGGTCGGAGGTGGGCATGTCGTCGAAATTGTGGTCGAACGTGGTGATCGCTTTACTGCTCATCGATAAATCCTTTTACGCGCCGGTGCTGGTCGTGCTGACGGGCGCAACAGCTGGTGCCACGGGGGCAGCCGGATGTGGTGCAGAGGCCGCAGGTTGCGCGACGGCGGGCTGGCCGACGCGCTGCTGGGCCTTGGCCTGTTGCGCAGCCAGTTCGGCGATGACACGGTCGCGTTCGCCGTACATCGACACGGTGCCGCCGGCCATCACCAGGACGCGGTCCAGCCGTGTGAGGATGTTGGGGCGGTGCGAAACAATGAACACCGTGGCGCCGGTTTCCTTGAGCTTTTGCAGGGCGACGCCCAGCGCGCGCTCACCGACATCGTCCAGGTTGGAGTTGGGTTCATCGAGCACGATCAGCCGCGGGTTGCCGTACAAGGCGCGGGCCAGGCCAATGCGCTGGCGCTGGCCACCGGACAGGTTGATGCCATCGCTACCGATCACGGTGTCATAGCCGTCCGGCAGCATCAGGATCATCTCGTGAACGCCAGCCATTTGCGCAGCGTGCACGACCTTCTGCGGATCGACCTTGTCGAAACGGGCGATGTTGTCGCTGATGCTGCCTTCGAACAGTTCGATGTCCTGTGGCAAGTAACCGACGTAAGGGCCAAGCGCCTGTTTGTCCCAACTGGCGATGTCGGCGCCATCGAGGCGCACCACGCCGTGCTGAGGGGGCCAGATGCCCATCAGCGCGCGCACCAGTGTCGACTTGCCTGCCGCACTCGGGCCGACGATACCGACGATGGAGCCGGCCGGCACCACGAAACTAATGTTGCGGATGACCGCTGCCTTGGCGCCCGGTGGCGCGACGATCAGGTTCTCGACCTGGATCTGGCCTTCCGGGGCCGGCAGCGGCATGCGCTCCGGCTCTTTGTTGAGGTCGTCCATCACCTTGCTCAGGCGCTCGTACTGCACCTTGGCGGCGACGAAGCCTTTCCAGCTGCCGATCATCTGGTCAATGGGCGAAAGCGCCCGACCGAGTAGCAGCGAACCGGCCATCAGCAGGCCGGGGTTGATCTCGTGGGTTATCACCAGGTAAGCGCCAATAGCCAGCATCATCGACTGCGACCAGGTGCGGAATGTCTTCGAGGTGGAAGTGACGATGCCGCCTTTATCACTGGCTTCGGACTGCAGCAGCATGATCTGCCGCTGGCGCCTGGCCCAACGGTTCATCAGCGTTTCGAGCATGCCCATCGATTCGATGACTTCAGCATTGCGCAAGGTCTTGGTAGTGATGACGTTGGAGGCGACATTCTCTTTGTTGGCGTTGGCCAACGCCTGCCCGGTAACTTTGTGGTTGACCACCGCCAGCACGGTCAGCACCGCACCACAGGCCAGCGTCATGAAACCGAACCAGGGGTGGAACAGGAACATGACGATGGTGTAGATGGGGAACCAGGGGGCATCGAAGAAGGCGAACAAACCTGGCCCGGTGAAGAACTGGCGCAACGCGGTCAGGTCATTGAGCGACTGCGCGGTAGCGTCCGAGCCGCCGCTGTTGAGTGCGCGCTTGAAGCTTGCCCGGTAAACGTCGCGGCTGAGCATCACATCCAGCCGGTTACTGATACGCACCATGATCCGCGAGCGCACCCACTCCAACGAACCCATGGTCACCACCAGTACGGTGAGGATCAAGGTCAGCATGAGCAACGTGGAGGTACTGCTCGAAGGAATCACCCGCCCGGACACCTGGATCATATAGAAGGTGGGGACGAGCATCAGGGCATTGACGAAGAAGCTGAAGAAACCGACCGAAAGGAAGCTGCTTTTACAGGCTTTGAGGGCGGCGCGCAGGTTGTTTTCGGTAAGAGAACTCATGGTATCCATACTGAGAAGGCGGAAAACGGCGGGCAGTGTAACACCCACTTTGATGAACGGCGTGCATGAATCCGGCCAGCCCGGCGCAGAGGCCGACGAACAGCCAGCTGACAATCCCTTACATGAAAAAACAGTGACAGCCGAGCCTGGGGCTGCAACGTCCTAGGCAAACGCTTAGAGCCACTGAGGGCTCAGCCTTACATAGGCAGCAATACGCCACCCCCCCGGCCGGACCTGCCGCCGATGGTGCTACCGCTGGTCGGCAGAAGGTAAAACGGGCGCAAATAAAGCCAAAACATTGACCCTAATCAATACAAAAACAATAACATACTGATTTACAAAGATTTTAACCAGAAACAGAACTATCGTTCCGACAACCTTTTAATCACCATTTCGCACGCTCGGAGCGCTGTTCAGATCATTTAGTTCAGTCAAAAAATGAAATTTATTTTACCTTCGACAGTTGACAACATTCCCTCGCCACTGCATCTTCGCCCCTCGCAAGGAGCCCTCGTTGGCCGTTCGTAGTGCATGCACAGGTTTGAGCAAGTTAGCTGCCGGTGTTTCGGATTTAAAAGGAGCTTAACAAGGCCATGTCTCTGCCTTCACAAACCCTTGACGGCTTGAAAATAAGCTCGCGCGTCACGCTGCTCGAGCCAGGCATGTACATCTTCCGTTATGCCTCCCAACCACCTGCCAACAAGCCGGTGTGCATCGCTTTGCAACAAGCGCCACTGGGCAAAGGCTCCATCGATTTCTTCCCCGCAGAGGGCGTCAGCAAGAACATGCTGACCAAGCTCGGCGACACCATCGTCGCCCGGGTGAAAGGTGGCGTGACCACCGTGCTGATCACCGAATACCACATGTTCGACGATGTCATCGAGCCGATCGACCTGCGCATCGACCGCATCGACACCTCGCCTGCGATCATGCGTACCTTCGCCGTGGTTGCCAACAGCGAAGCCGCAGCTACGCTTGCCGCGCCGCCCGCCATCGCCCTGGAACTGACCGCACACCTGCAACAGGCCGGTGAAGTCATTTCCGAAGAGGGCTGGGCCGGCACCCCGGATAGCGACGAATTCCTCGAAGGGTTTGCGATTAACTGGCCGAACAAACCGGCCGGCGTCGACCTGCTGTACACCGGCACTGTGGCCGGCTCCGGCCCCAGCCGCAATGTCTCCACCGGCACCTTCATCGGTGCCCGTGGCCAGGGCTTGCCGCTGCTCAGCGCCGGCTTCAGCCTGGTCGGCCCACACCGCAAACGCTACGAACTGACAGGCCATATCGTGTTCGCCGGCGCCGAACCACAACGCCTGATCGCCAATCAGATGATGCATGGCCCCACCGGCACCGAGCCGTTGGTGGCGCTGCATATCGCCATTACTCCCGTTACGAAGATGAACGCTGCCCGCTTTAAGTCTCCGTGGGAAAACTCTGCGCACCCGCAGAAAATCAGTGCAGCAAGCCAATCGGCTTGAAGTAACAGGAATGAATGATGCAATACGATAATCCCGTCGCGGAACTGCAAGACCACCTGGCTACCGCCAACATCTCGTCGACCACCGTTGATGCCATCAACTCGCTGCTGGGCCTGAACGAAGAAGGCGCTACCGTCAACCTCGCCACCTTCGACGGCGTGAACCTGGTTCTGCCTGAGTCCGGCACTGCCAACGTGGTTACCGGCGTAGTCGTCGGCAACGTGGCCGACCAGGTCACCGTTGACCTGTCCGCCGCTCAAGCCGCTGGCGCCAACGTCTTCGTTCTGGAAAGCGACGCCAACCTGGTTGTCAACGTAGCTGCTAGCCAAAACGACCAGATCATCACCACCGGCAACGGCGATGACGTGATCACCGTAGGCGACCAGAACGTAGTGATCGACGCTGGCAACGGCAACGACACCATCATCACCGGCAACGGCAACAACACCGTTATCGCTGGCGCTGGCAACAACTACGTGAAGACCGGTTCGGGCACCGACACCGTGATCCTGAGCGGCAGCAACCACGCTGACGTGGTCGACACTGGCGCAGGCTTCGACGTTGTCCAGCTGGACGGCTCGCGCGATGCCTACAACTTCGCCGTTGGCAACAACTTCAACGTCAACCTGACCGGCAACCAGACTGCCCAGATCAGCAACGCTGAGTTCCTGACCTTCGCCAACGGTGACACCGTTGCCCTGGCGCAGAGCGAAGACGAAGCAGCTGCCCTGCGTCTGTACCAAGGCCTGCTGGGCCGCGATGCCGACCTGGAAGGCACCAAGGCGTTCGTCGGCGCAGTCAACAGCGGCACCTCGCTGACCGACATCGCCAACGCCTTCCTGAACTCCTCCGAGTTCACCAGCAAGGTCAACGCTGCCGACATCAACGAGCTGTACCAAGCTCTGCTGGGTCGCGACGCTGATGCAGCCGGTGCTGCCGATTGGCAAGCCGTGCTGGCCAACGGTGGCTCGCTGAACGACGTGGCAGCCGCCATCGCTCAATCCAGCGAAGCGCTGCAGCTGGATCAGTCGAACGCCACCTTCGTACGTGAACTGTACGAAAACGTTCTGGGCCGCGATGCGGATCAGGATGGCCTGGACGCCTGGGTCGCTCAGCTGTTCAACGGCACCAGCCGCACCGACGTGGTTCAGAGCTTCCTCGGTTCGACCGAAGCTGGCCTGAAGTCCGACAGCGACTTCATCGACTCGCTGTACCAGTCCGCTCTGGGCCGTACCGCAGACGAAGCTGGCAAGGCTGACTGGCAAGCTGCTCTGGCGAACGGTGCTTCGCACACCGACGTCGCGCTGGCCATCGTTGGTTCCGCCGAAGCTGTTGAGCACAACGACAACGTCGTCGTGCTGCACGGCCAGGTGTAACTAGCCCTGTCGTAGCGAAGCGTATACCCGGTCGCAAGGCCGGGTGTATGCGAAAAAGGGGCGACTTTCGGGTCGCCCCTCTTTTTATTTTTTGTAGTCAAGCCAAGCTTATGTCCAGACTCCTCGACCATGGGCGAGAAACGCTCATGGACATTTTCCACCGTCATCGCCAGGCCAATGAGCCTGCCCTGGCGGCCGCCGCACTCGAGCGCGCCCTGCAAACCGCCGAATACCGGCCGGAGGCACTGGTGTGGAAAGGCATCGCGGCATTGCCGCAGACGCCTGAGCTGGCTTTTTTGTTTTTTGCCAATGCCGCCCAGGCATTGCCTGACCGCGCCGACATCCACGCCCTGATCGGCCGCAGCCTGCTAGCCCAGGGGCACGCCGCTTTGGCCTGCATGTACCTGACCACGGCATGGCGGCAGCAACCTAACGAACCTGCCCTGCGCATGACTTTGTGGCAAGCACGCAGCCAGGCGGAGACACCCGCCGAGCTTCGCCGCCAGATCCTCGCCAACCTGCCCGAGATCAGCGCAGCCAACGAGCTGGCCCTGGTACTCAAGCTGCTGGCAGCGCAAGCTGACGCACCGGGTACCGTCGGGGTGATGCGCTATATCGAGGCGCGTCGCGAAATCCACGGCTGGGCCATCGACCTGCGCAACCCGCAGGCACCGGCGGCGTTGCAACTGGAGGTGAACGGCAACAAGGTCGATACCTTTGCCAATGCCCCCCACCCGCTGCTCAGTGCCGCCGGCTTGCCGGCCAGCCACGGAGGTATTCGCATCGGCGTGCCCAACCCGACGGCTGCGGTACACGTGCGTTTCGCCAACGGCGACCCTTTGCTCGGCAGCCCAGTGTTCGCCATGCCAGCCTTCGTGCCGCCGCCCCCTGCCAACGGTGGCGGCGAGCAGCAACCGGTCGACGTGCTGATTCCGGTGTATGACGGCCTGGACGAAACCCTGGAGTGCATCAACAGCGCCCTGGAAGCGCGCAAGCTCAACCGCACGCCCCACCGCCTGGTGGTGGTCGACGATGCCACGCCGCAGCCCAAGCTGGCCAAGGCCCTCAAGGCGCTGGCAGCGAAAGGCAAGATCACGCTGGTGCACAATGCCGTGAATCTCGGCTTCATCCGCACCATGAACCGCGCCATGGGCCTGAGCCCGAACAAGGATGTGGTGTGGCTGAACGCTGACACCCGGGTACACGGCGCCTGGCTCGACCGCCTGCGCGAAGTGGCCTACAGCGACGCCCGCATCGCCTCGGTGACCCCCTTCACAAACAACGGCGAGCTGATGAGCTTCCCGCGTAGCCAGGTCAGCCACGCCATGCCCAGCGCCAAGGAGCAGGCCGAACTCGATGAGCTGGCCCGGCAAGTCGCCAGCCCGCCGATGGAGATCGAGACAGGCTGCGGCTTCTGTCTGTACATCAAACGGGCCGCACTCGACCAAGTGGGCTATCTGGACGAAGTACACCTGTCCCGCGGCTATGGCGAAGAGACCGACTGGTGTCTGCGCGCCCGCGACCAAGGCTGGCGGCACATGGGCGCGCCCAATGTGTTCGTGGCGCACCAAGGCGGTATCTCGTTCGGCGCCGAGAAAACCCTGCGCGTAGCCCACAACAACGCCATTCTGCGCCAGCGCTACCCAGCTGCGCCGGCGCGCTACAACGCCTTCTGCCTGCGTGACCCGATCAAACCTGCCCGGCAAGCCTTGCAGCGCGCCCGCCTCGCCCAGCTGGGCGAAGCCGCAGCCGCGCAGCACAGCGCACGCTGGCCGGCAGTGGCCGACCGCGCCCTGTACATACATGCTGGCGTCCACAGCGACGCTGCCTTCAGCCTGACCTGCCAGCGTGACAGCCATCGCCGCTGGGTGGCGCTGCAGGCGCCGTTGCAACCACTGGCGCTGAACCTGGAATTCGAATTGCCAGGCGATTTCGCCCCACTGGTGGAATGCCTGCGCAAGCTGCCACTCCAGGAGTTGGTGTTTGAACAGCTGGCTAGCTGCCCGACCGTACTGTGCGATCTGCCTGCTCTGTTGGGCATTCCCTACCGGATCGCATGCCGGGATGACCGGCTGCTGAATCAGGAAGGCGACTATGACTGGCAACGTTTCGCCCGCGAAGCCACCAGCGTGGAACTGCCGTGGCAGGCCCTTCGCCCCCTTTATGCCGCTGCCTTCCCGCAAGCCAACCTGCAAGTGGCAACCGCCTCCACCTGTGTGACATTGCCAGATAAAGCCCCACGTGCGCTGATGATCGGCGACACACTAAGCAACCCCGCCATTGCCCAGCGCTGGCTACAGGTGGCCAGGCAGATCACCCGCGAGCGGCTGCCGCTGCGCTTGCTGGCCCAGAATGACACGCCGTGGCTCAAACCACTGATGGCGACGGGCGCCGTGCATCGGCTGCCTGCGCTGCATGGTTTCAGCCCTGCCGAACTCGTCCGGTCCGCTGGCATCGACGGCGTTCTAAGCCTGATCGATGAACCAGGCGCCGGCTGGAGCGCTCCGCTGCTGGCCAACGACCTGGCACTGCCGCTCTACGCCAGCGCCAGCCTGCTGGCTGGCGAAGCCGGTGCAGCTGCCCTCTCCTTTTTGCCTTTTTCACCGAGCCAGGACTGATGACCCAACACCTCTTGGACACGCCGCAGGTGGCCCAACGCCACGTCACCCTCCCCGCCTTCAACGGAGCCATCATCGGCCTGCAAGGTGACGTGCTGCATGGCTGGGCCATGGACGCTGCGCAACCGGAGCAGCGCTCGGTGATCGAAGTGTTCATCGATGGCACCAGCGTCGCCTTGGCCCGCGCCGACCAGTACGAACCGCAAGCGCCGGCTGGTGATCAGTTCCATGGCTTCGCCGTGCAACTGCGGCAAGGGTGGCTGGACGAGGCCCAGGTGATCACAGCGCGAATCGCCAACCAGGCGTTCATCCTGGAAGGCCAGGTTCTGCTACCCACCGCGCCCAACAAGGACACCTCCTCGGTCACCTCGCAGGTATGGCACACCGGCGGCCTGCGAGTCGGCGGCTGGTGCTGGGACCCCGAAGCACCGCGCCGCCACGTGCAAGTGACCGTGCGTAAAGGCAACCAGGTCATCAGTCAAGCGACCTGCGATACCCATAACCAGGCACTGGCATACCGCGCCACCAGCGATCACGGTTTTGCCATTGACCTGCCCTGGGAACTGGCGGACGGCAAGTTGCACATTCTGGATGTGGTCGACGACCGAGGCCAACCATTGTCTGGCAGCCCCATACGCCTGTGCTGCTGGCCGGAAGGCGTCGAGGGCTTGTTGCAACAACTGGACGGGACCCAAGAGCCGGCTATCTTGGCACTGCTCACCGAAGTGGCCAAGGAACAAACTCTGCGTCTGCCAAAGAGCGCAGGCTGGCAGAACTACCCGCAATGGTTCGAGGCGTTCCAGCGTCTGGACGCCAAAGAAACACCAACTCTGCAGGGCAAACTTGGCCTGTTGCTGATCAGTGAAGGCGATGCCGCACTCGAGCAAACCAGCCTGGCGAGCCTGGGCGAATTCCGGGCGAACGTGCATCAACTGGCGACTGCCGCCTTTGCCGATCTGTTGCCAGCCCTAGAGCAGTTGCTGGAGAGCGGTTGCGATCGCATCCTACCCGTTGCTGCTGGTGACCGGTTGGCGAAATTGGCAATACCTCATCTCAGCGCCCTGCTGGACGATGGCAGCGCGTGGGCCTACGCCGACTGCGACCGCGACGGACCACAGGGCGAACGCAGCCTGCCGTGGTTCAAGCCGGTATGGGATATCGACCTGTTCATTGGCGCGGATATTTTTACATCTGGAGCGATTTTTGGAGCAAGCATTGTCCAACAAGCGCTGACGCTGCTGGGCTCACGTGCAGGTACAACTGCCGTCAACTGGCACGACCTGACAGCAGGCATCGCTCTGGCCACACAAGAGACCAATGCAAGTGTCGTGCACTTGCCGCGAGTGTTGTACCACCGCGCCTGCCATGCACCGGCCAGTCCTGAGCAGGCAGCTCCTTCGCCAATGCGTCAACAGGCAATGGAATGGTTGTGCCAACGCCTGGCACCGGGTACGTCGGTGACAGCCGTGCCTGAATTCCCGACGCTATTCAGAGCCCATTGGCCACTGCCGGCACAACTGCCTCGCGTCAGCCTGATCGTCCCCACGCGGGATCAGTACAAGTTACTGCGGGCGTGCGTCGAAGGGCTACTTAACGATACCGACTACCCGAATCTGGAAATCATCGTCGTCGATAATCAGTCCAGCGATCCCGATACCCTGGGCTACCTATCAGAAATCCAGACGCGTGGAGTCACGGTCGTTGCCCACCCTCATCCATTCAATTACTCGACAATCAATAATCGCGCGGTGAGCCTCGCCACCGGTGAACTGATTGGCCTGGTGAACAACGATATCGAAGTCATTGATAGCGGTTGGCTCAAGGAAATGGTCAGTCAACTGCTGCGCCCCGGTGTCGGCGCGGTGGGCGCCAAGCTGCTGTGGCCCAACCGCATGGTGCAACATGGCGGCGTGGTGGTGGGTATCAATGGCTTGGCTGCCCATACCGGCAATGATCTTGCCGAGCATGACCCAGGCTATCTAGGCATGAACCAGGCCAGTCGCCGGCAAAGTGCCGTGACTGCGGCATGCCTGCTCGTGCGCAAATCGATCTTCGAGTCCGCGGGCGGGCTGGATGAGCACGCATTCCCGGTTGCCTTCAACGATGTCGATTTGTGCCTGAAAATCCGCGAACTAGGCCTGCACTTGATCTGGAGTGCATTTGCCCAACTGATACATGCGGAGTCCGCCAGCCGGGGCAAGGATCAGACACCGGAAAAGAAAGCACGAGCTCAACGTGAACAGCAATCGTTCATCAAGCGATGGTCTCCTACGCAAAAGGTTGATGACTGTTACCACCCAGCACTAAGTGCAGACTATCTCAGCGGCCCCTATGGCGGCTTGGCACTCCCCCCCAATACGCTGAAAGCACGCGGTAATCTCGCCGATAAAACCGAGCGCTGAGAAGCATGCGAGCACGACAGCGACAAAATCTTTCTGAAGGACTTGAATGATGAGCAACACAGTTTTGGTAACTGGAGGAGCGGGCTACATAGGCTCCCACGCCGTGCTGGCACTGCTGCAAAATGGCAAGAACGTAGTCGTCCTGGATAACCTCAGCAACAGCCTGCGTGCGGCTCTGGATCACGTCGAGAACATTTGCGGAAAGCGTCCGGTATTCGTGGAAGGTGACATTCGAGACAGCGCACTGCTGGATCAGGTGTTCAGTGAACACGCGATCGAAGCGGTGTTCCATTTTGCAGGCCTGAAGGCAGTGGGCGAAAGCGTCAGAGAGCCTGAAAAATACTACGACAACAATGTCGCTGGCACACTCACCTTGCTCAAGACCATGAACCAACATGGCGTTTTCAATTTTGTTTTCAGTTCTTC contains:
- a CDS encoding glycosyltransferase family 2 protein, with protein sequence MDIFHRHRQANEPALAAAALERALQTAEYRPEALVWKGIAALPQTPELAFLFFANAAQALPDRADIHALIGRSLLAQGHAALACMYLTTAWRQQPNEPALRMTLWQARSQAETPAELRRQILANLPEISAANELALVLKLLAAQADAPGTVGVMRYIEARREIHGWAIDLRNPQAPAALQLEVNGNKVDTFANAPHPLLSAAGLPASHGGIRIGVPNPTAAVHVRFANGDPLLGSPVFAMPAFVPPPPANGGGEQQPVDVLIPVYDGLDETLECINSALEARKLNRTPHRLVVVDDATPQPKLAKALKALAAKGKITLVHNAVNLGFIRTMNRAMGLSPNKDVVWLNADTRVHGAWLDRLREVAYSDARIASVTPFTNNGELMSFPRSQVSHAMPSAKEQAELDELARQVASPPMEIETGCGFCLYIKRAALDQVGYLDEVHLSRGYGEETDWCLRARDQGWRHMGAPNVFVAHQGGISFGAEKTLRVAHNNAILRQRYPAAPARYNAFCLRDPIKPARQALQRARLAQLGEAAAAQHSARWPAVADRALYIHAGVHSDAAFSLTCQRDSHRRWVALQAPLQPLALNLEFELPGDFAPLVECLRKLPLQELVFEQLASCPTVLCDLPALLGIPYRIACRDDRLLNQEGDYDWQRFAREATSVELPWQALRPLYAAAFPQANLQVATASTCVTLPDKAPRALMIGDTLSNPAIAQRWLQVARQITRERLPLRLLAQNDTPWLKPLMATGAVHRLPALHGFSPAELVRSAGIDGVLSLIDEPGAGWSAPLLANDLALPLYASASLLAGEAGAAALSFLPFSPSQD
- a CDS encoding type I secretion system permease/ATPase; amino-acid sequence: MSSLTENNLRAALKACKSSFLSVGFFSFFVNALMLVPTFYMIQVSGRVIPSSSTSTLLMLTLILTVLVVTMGSLEWVRSRIMVRISNRLDVMLSRDVYRASFKRALNSGGSDATAQSLNDLTALRQFFTGPGLFAFFDAPWFPIYTIVMFLFHPWFGFMTLACGAVLTVLAVVNHKVTGQALANANKENVASNVITTKTLRNAEVIESMGMLETLMNRWARRQRQIMLLQSEASDKGGIVTSTSKTFRTWSQSMMLAIGAYLVITHEINPGLLMAGSLLLGRALSPIDQMIGSWKGFVAAKVQYERLSKVMDDLNKEPERMPLPAPEGQIQVENLIVAPPGAKAAVIRNISFVVPAGSIVGIVGPSAAGKSTLVRALMGIWPPQHGVVRLDGADIASWDKQALGPYVGYLPQDIELFEGSISDNIARFDKVDPQKVVHAAQMAGVHEMILMLPDGYDTVIGSDGINLSGGQRQRIGLARALYGNPRLIVLDEPNSNLDDVGERALGVALQKLKETGATVFIVSHRPNILTRLDRVLVMAGGTVSMYGERDRVIAELAAQQAKAQQRVGQPAVAQPAASAPHPAAPVAPAVAPVSTTSTGA
- a CDS encoding HlyD family type I secretion periplasmic adaptor subunit, whose translation is MSSKAITTFDHNFDDMPTSDRGIRRIGLTIVFVTFGIFGTWAAFAPLSNAVHGSGVVTVQNYRKTVQHLEGGIVKELHARDGDRVKKGDPLIVLDESQLSAEYESTRNQLIVARYKEARLRAERDGLPAIPVVAMEGTDSDRATEALAGEQQVFKARRDSLQGEISVNRERIEQMKQQIVGLNDMIRTKTGLEKSYSGEIKQLRELLAEGFVDNQRLLEQERKLDLLKTEVADHESTITKTKLQIGETELQIVQLKKKFDADVAKELSDVQAQVFDLQEKEAALRDRLSRVVIRAPESGMVLDMKVHTIGGVVSAATPLLDIVPASSELVIEAKVATKDIDRLELGKTADIRFSAFNQATTPVIEGTLVRISADSLTEERTGDQYYLVRVKVTEDGMKKLGNRKLQPGMPAEVLINAGERTMLQYLLKPARNMFAESLIEE
- a CDS encoding DUF4214 domain-containing protein, whose protein sequence is MQYDNPVAELQDHLATANISSTTVDAINSLLGLNEEGATVNLATFDGVNLVLPESGTANVVTGVVVGNVADQVTVDLSAAQAAGANVFVLESDANLVVNVAASQNDQIITTGNGDDVITVGDQNVVIDAGNGNDTIITGNGNNTVIAGAGNNYVKTGSGTDTVILSGSNHADVVDTGAGFDVVQLDGSRDAYNFAVGNNFNVNLTGNQTAQISNAEFLTFANGDTVALAQSEDEAAALRLYQGLLGRDADLEGTKAFVGAVNSGTSLTDIANAFLNSSEFTSKVNAADINELYQALLGRDADAAGAADWQAVLANGGSLNDVAAAIAQSSEALQLDQSNATFVRELYENVLGRDADQDGLDAWVAQLFNGTSRTDVVQSFLGSTEAGLKSDSDFIDSLYQSALGRTADEAGKADWQAALANGASHTDVALAIVGSAEAVEHNDNVVVLHGQV
- a CDS encoding glycosyltransferase family 2 protein, coding for MTQHLLDTPQVAQRHVTLPAFNGAIIGLQGDVLHGWAMDAAQPEQRSVIEVFIDGTSVALARADQYEPQAPAGDQFHGFAVQLRQGWLDEAQVITARIANQAFILEGQVLLPTAPNKDTSSVTSQVWHTGGLRVGGWCWDPEAPRRHVQVTVRKGNQVISQATCDTHNQALAYRATSDHGFAIDLPWELADGKLHILDVVDDRGQPLSGSPIRLCCWPEGVEGLLQQLDGTQEPAILALLTEVAKEQTLRLPKSAGWQNYPQWFEAFQRLDAKETPTLQGKLGLLLISEGDAALEQTSLASLGEFRANVHQLATAAFADLLPALEQLLESGCDRILPVAAGDRLAKLAIPHLSALLDDGSAWAYADCDRDGPQGERSLPWFKPVWDIDLFIGADIFTSGAIFGASIVQQALTLLGSRAGTTAVNWHDLTAGIALATQETNASVVHLPRVLYHRACHAPASPEQAAPSPMRQQAMEWLCQRLAPGTSVTAVPEFPTLFRAHWPLPAQLPRVSLIVPTRDQYKLLRACVEGLLNDTDYPNLEIIVVDNQSSDPDTLGYLSEIQTRGVTVVAHPHPFNYSTINNRAVSLATGELIGLVNNDIEVIDSGWLKEMVSQLLRPGVGAVGAKLLWPNRMVQHGGVVVGINGLAAHTGNDLAEHDPGYLGMNQASRRQSAVTAACLLVRKSIFESAGGLDEHAFPVAFNDVDLCLKIRELGLHLIWSAFAQLIHAESASRGKDQTPEKKARAQREQQSFIKRWSPTQKVDDCYHPALSADYLSGPYGGLALPPNTLKARGNLADKTER